From the Deinococcus sonorensis KR-87 genome, the window CCGGGTCTACCTGCTGGCGGCCAGCCTGCCGGTGGAGGCCGCGCCCGGCCACTACGTCAACCGCGCCTATTTGTTCGGCCCGCATGGTGAGCGCTGGCAGCAGGACAAGCAGGTGATGACCCGCTTTGAGCGCGAGGAGTGGGGGGTAGAGGGCGGTGAGGGCCTGCACGTCTTCGACACCGAGCTGGGCCGAGTGGGCGTCAACATCTGCTACGACGCCGAGTTTCCGGCGCTGGCGCGGGCGCAGGCGGAGGCGGGCATGGAGCTGCTGCTGGTGCCGAGCTTCACCAGCGCCGCGCACGGCTACCACCGCGTCCGGGTGGGCAGCATGGCCCGCGCGCTGGAAAACCAGCTGTATGTGCTGCACGCGCCCTTCCTGGCCGACGCGCCCTGGACCTACGCCATCGAGACGGCGGTGGGCGCGGCGGCCATCTACGCGCCCAGCGATCCCGGCACGCTTCCCGGCGGCAACGGCCTGCCGGCCGACGGGGTGCTGGCGCTGGGCAGCATGAACGCCCCCGGCTGGCTCACGCACACCCTGGACCTCTCGCTGACCCGGGAGTTGCGGCGGGACGGTCAGGTGCTGAATACCCGCGACCATGACCGGGCGGTGGCCGGCGCCGCTGCCGGAGCCGCAGTTCAGGCAGCCCGGCGGCCAGTGGTCTGACCACCTGGTGAAGAGATGGCCTGGACAACTGTCCGCTCTGCGCCCGCAGCATCACGTCCAATCCGGCATGATAAGGGTCCGGGCCAGCGGAACGGCAGGCCCGACACGACCCGCATACGAGTGAGGTGACAGAACGTGAGTCAGCAGGAGGAGGGGGCGGGAGCTGGCCTGGCCAGCCGGCCCGCCGCATCGAAGGAGGCGGGGCTGGTGCTGGACCTGACCCGGCAGGCGCTGAAAGCGGCGACCCTGCCGGAAGCGGTGGCACCCACCCTGCAGACGCTGGTGGAACTCACCTCGGCAGTGGGCGCCGCCTACTTCCAGCTGGACAGTGGCTCGCTGCGCTACTACGCGCGCGTG encodes:
- a CDS encoding carbon-nitrogen hydrolase family protein, with the translated sequence MSIRVAASAYPCQRPAHWDEYAAALERFVAQGVAEGAQLLMLPEYASLELVALLPPALWDDVRAQLPALQPFLPGFLDLHARLARHHRVYLLAASLPVEAAPGHYVNRAYLFGPHGERWQQDKQVMTRFEREEWGVEGGEGLHVFDTELGRVGVNICYDAEFPALARAQAEAGMELLLVPSFTSAAHGYHRVRVGSMARALENQLYVLHAPFLADAPWTYAIETAVGAAAIYAPSDPGTLPGGNGLPADGVLALGSMNAPGWLTHTLDLSLTRELRRDGQVLNTRDHDRAVAGAAAGAAVQAARRPVV